The genomic segment TGGCGCCATACTCCCGGCCTGTTCCGGCGTCAGCTCGATCCACAGCGTGTCGGCCTGCGCCAGTAATGTGCCGTCTGCGGCGTGCAGGGCGGTTCCGGCGAAATGCTTCCGCCCTTTGCTCCACTCATGCCAGGCATGGACGATCACCGGCTGGCCGATCGGCACGGGCCGGTGGAGGACCGCCGTCATCTCGCCCAGCAGATAAGTCGTTTCGATCTCGGGCAGGGCAAAGCCGCCGGGGCAGTCCAGCGCGGCCCAGACATATTCCGGGCGGAGATGGCCATGCCCGTCATCGAAATTGTCATGCGGCGTCCAGAGGGCGGCCGCTTCCAGTTTGTCGCCCAGCCGTCCGCATTGGATGTGCAGGCCGTCGCCTTCTTTCCGGTTCCGTCCACAGACGAAGCAGGTCGAGACGCCGCCTGCACCGAAATAGGTCGGGTTCTCCCCGGCTT from the uncultured Hyphomonas sp. genome contains:
- a CDS encoding hotdog fold domain-containing protein — translated: MQPVGDITIASAFNGPPASGNGGYSAGVLSRLFETPHTVRISAPIPLDTALAVTRQDDKLVAASGGTPILTARPGGVTLTPPAAPSLEAAQKAGENPTYFGAGGVSTCFVCGRNRKEGDGLHIQCGRLGDKLEAAALWTPHDNFDDGHGHLRPEYVWAALDCPGGFALPEIETTYLLGEMTAVLHRPVPIGQPVIVHAWHEWSKGRKHFAGTALHAADGTLLAQADTLWIELTPEQAGSMAP